A single genomic interval of Streptomyces sp. 1222.5 harbors:
- a CDS encoding cupin domain-containing protein yields the protein MLEVKTVAKPDERRDFPRGHLEAVHLTGLDFAVGTFEPGWRWSESVGPIAGTASCRFPHSAYVVQGRMHFRMDDGGEGEVGPGDVFVCPPGHDAWVVGDEQVVVYDFAGPTAQDYAKA from the coding sequence ATGCTGGAAGTGAAGACGGTCGCGAAGCCGGACGAGCGGCGCGACTTCCCTCGCGGTCATCTCGAAGCGGTCCACCTGACGGGGCTCGACTTCGCCGTGGGCACCTTCGAGCCGGGCTGGCGCTGGTCGGAGTCGGTGGGGCCGATCGCGGGCACCGCGAGCTGCCGGTTCCCGCACAGCGCCTACGTCGTCCAGGGACGGATGCACTTCCGGATGGACGACGGAGGAGAGGGCGAAGTGGGCCCCGGTGACGTGTTCGTGTGCCCGCCCGGGCACGACGCCTGGGTCGTGGGCGACGAACAGGTCGTCGTGTACGACTTCGCCGGACCCACCGCACAGGACTACGCGAAGGCCTGA
- a CDS encoding HD domain-containing protein, whose protein sequence is MTAIDTASIATGDTGDPALRPLPGRAAALLTSADAPPRLVAHLRAVHDVAAQLVAWVRHRCPRLEFDTEAVLFGAATHDIGKALHPAELSGPGALHEAAGRELLLARGVPAHLARFAGTHASWTAPGTGVEDLLVSLADKIWKNKRVPELEDLVMARLAAADGRTPWEWFLELDETLTRIGEGADRRLAYQVSHPLTRR, encoded by the coding sequence GTGACAGCCATCGACACAGCCTCCATCGCGACGGGCGACACCGGGGATCCGGCCCTGCGCCCCCTGCCCGGGCGGGCCGCCGCCCTGCTGACGTCGGCGGACGCCCCGCCACGGCTGGTGGCCCACCTCAGGGCGGTGCACGACGTCGCCGCGCAGCTCGTGGCCTGGGTGCGGCACCGCTGCCCCCGGCTGGAGTTCGACACCGAGGCGGTGCTGTTCGGTGCCGCCACGCACGACATCGGCAAGGCCCTGCACCCGGCCGAGCTGTCCGGTCCCGGCGCCCTGCACGAGGCGGCGGGCCGGGAGTTGCTGCTGGCGCGCGGCGTACCGGCCCACCTCGCCCGCTTCGCCGGCACCCACGCGTCGTGGACGGCACCCGGCACCGGTGTGGAGGACCTGCTGGTGAGCCTGGCCGACAAGATCTGGAAGAACAAGCGCGTCCCGGAGCTGGAGGACCTGGTGATGGCCCGGCTGGCCGCCGCCGACGGGCGCACGCCGTGGGAGTGGTTCCTGGAACTGGACGAGACCCTCACGCGGATCGGGGAGGGCGCCGACCGTAGGCTGGCGTACCAGGTGTCCCACCCCCTCACCCGAAGGTGA
- a CDS encoding GNAT family N-acetyltransferase has product MYASSLGDDGAELCPLQPWQAEEFLAHMDRGREFIGRFNGLPDVVTDTAGARAFLRAYAEKEAADAGLIRGIRLDGTLVGAVILRRFDAAQGTAEAGCWLEPAAVGRGLVTRAVRVLIDWAVRERGVHRVEWWVSAGNAPSITVARRLGMRKEAVLRESHLYRGERHDEEIWSVLAPEWTGGTAGAVQGS; this is encoded by the coding sequence ATGTACGCGAGCTCTCTCGGTGACGACGGCGCCGAGCTGTGTCCCCTCCAGCCCTGGCAGGCCGAGGAGTTCCTCGCTCACATGGACCGCGGCCGGGAGTTCATCGGCCGGTTCAACGGACTGCCGGACGTGGTCACGGACACGGCCGGGGCACGGGCGTTCCTGCGGGCGTACGCCGAGAAGGAGGCGGCCGACGCGGGGCTGATCCGGGGGATCCGGCTCGACGGCACCCTGGTCGGGGCGGTGATCCTGCGGCGGTTCGACGCGGCCCAGGGCACGGCGGAGGCCGGCTGCTGGCTGGAACCCGCCGCGGTGGGCCGCGGACTCGTGACGCGGGCGGTGCGGGTGCTGATCGACTGGGCGGTCCGGGAGCGGGGCGTCCACCGCGTGGAGTGGTGGGTGTCGGCGGGCAACGCCCCCAGCATCACGGTCGCCCGGCGCCTCGGCATGCGCAAGGAGGCCGTCCTGCGGGAGAGTCATCTGTACCGGGGTGAACGGCACGACGAGGAGATCTGGTCGGTCCTGGCCCCGGAGTGGACGGGCGGCACGGCCGGGGCGGTGCAAGGGAGTTGA